From Brachionichthys hirsutus isolate HB-005 chromosome 16, CSIRO-AGI_Bhir_v1, whole genome shotgun sequence, a single genomic window includes:
- the LOC137905323 gene encoding mitochondrial import inner membrane translocase subunit TIM16-like isoform X2: MAKYLAQVIVMGVQVVGRAFARALRHEYAASQAAAKARGCSSQESAAASSISGMSLQEAQQILNLSTRSPEEIQKNYEHLFKVNEKSVGGSFYLQSKVVRAKERLDEELNIQRQQEKKQNAET; the protein is encoded by the exons ATG GCGAAGTATCTCGCACAGGTCATTGTGATGGGAGTTCAGGTGGTCGGGCGGGCCTTCGCTCGGGCATTACGTCACGAATATGCAG CAAGTCAAGCTGCGGCTAAAGCCAGAGGTTGCTCATCCCAGGAGTCGGCTGCAGCCTCGAGTATCTCCGGGATGAGTCTGCAGGAGGCCCAACAGATCCTCAACCTCTCCACACGCTCTCCTGAGGAGATCCAGAAG aaCTACGAGCATCTTTTTAAAGTCAATGAGAAGTCAGTGGGCGGTTCCTTTTATTTACAATCAAAA GTGGTGCGCGCTAAAGAACGTCTAGATGAGGAGCTGAACATTCAGAGGCAACaagaaaagaagcaaaatgCAGAAACATGA